A window of the Brassica napus cultivar Da-Ae chromosome A2, Da-Ae, whole genome shotgun sequence genome harbors these coding sequences:
- the LOC106445590 gene encoding transcription factor MYB34-like, with translation MVRTPCCKEEGIRKGAWTPEEDQRLIAYVQLHGESGWRTLPEKAGLKRCGKSCRLRWANYLKPDIKRGEFTPEENDTIIKLHALMGNKWAAIATSLAGRTDNEIKNYWNTNLKKRLTQKGLDPTTHKPINPTDQTGFEPKVHKLGSSGCARLLNHVARKYAGDLNRDLLTGIIIGNSSNIAEGSQNSVEVDSPTESSTFTLLNKAAARSSDVTSFLTNNMSSSPGLSNNCSFADNLDLFFSNEVISDMSMNVDNVCIMEELRDILSYGGADAGDVKDLPEFNVTDGMEFLGSWNVEDDLDLENYYWVR, from the exons ATGGTGAGAACACCAtgttgcaaagaagaaggaataaGAAAAGGAGCTTGGACTCCCGAAGAAGATCAAAGGCTTATTGCTTATGTTCAACTACACGGTGAAAGTGGATGGCGTACTCTCCCGGAGAAAGctg GATTGAAGAGATGTGGTAAGAGCTGTAGACTTAGATGGGCTAATTATCTAAAACCCGACATCAAGAGAGGAGAGTTTACACCTGAAGAAAATGACACTATTATCAAGCTTCATGCTCTTATGGGTAACAA GTGGGCCGCAATAGCAACAAGCTTGGCGGGACGAACTGACAACGAGATCAAAAATTACTGGAACACAAATCTCAAGAAGCGTTTGACACAAAAAGGTCTTGATCCAACCACTCACAAACCGATCAATCCAACTGATCAAACCGGTTTCGAGCCAAAAGTTCATAAACTCGGTTCATCCGGTTGCGCAAGACTTCTTAACCACGTCGCAAGGAAATACGCCGGAGATTTAAACCGGGACCTACTAACCGGAATCATCATTGGAAACTCCTCAAACATCGCTGAGGGTTCACAAAACTCAGTTGAGGTCGATTCTCCGACTGAAAGTTCGACCTTCACATTGCTCAACAAAGCGGCGGCAAGATCAAGTGATGTCACATCGTTTCTGACCAACAATATGTCGTCATCTCCCGGTCTTTCCAACAACTGTTCCTTTGCCGACAATCTCGACCTATTCTTTAGCAACGAAGTGATCTCCGATATGTCTATGAATGTCGATAATGTTTGCATTATGGAAGAGTTGAGGGATATTTTAAGCTACGGCGGTGCTGACGCCGGAGATGTCAAAGACTTGCCGGAGTTTAATGTAACTGATGGGATGGAGTTTCTTGGTTCTTGGAACGTAGAAGATGACTTGGACTTGGAGAATTATTATTGGGTTCGTTAG
- the LOC106353933 gene encoding G-type lectin S-receptor-like serine/threonine-protein kinase RLK1, which yields MTDAGNFRLLSKDSSKDLWSSVDNPTDTLLPIRIQAYGIVYKGVLKVVGDSQVTVAVKKLDRVVQEGEKEFRNESRLIVYEYLPHGTLASFLFKRPRPNWKDRRRIAVEISRGILYLHEECCEQIIHCDIKPQNILLDESYSPRISDSGLAKLLRMNQTNTLTNICGTIAMEWFRNNPISSKVDVYCYGVMLLEIVCCKKAVDLEDNVILINWAYDCFRNRRLGDLMEDDLGDGGYGDGREICENRDMVYTRTRNET from the exons ATGACCGACGCTGGAAACTTCCGCCTGTTAAGCAAAGATTCCAGTAAGGATTTGTGGTCGAGCGTCGATAATCCCACAGACACTCTGTTGCCAATCAG GATCCAAGCATATGGGATCGTCTATAAAGGAGTTTTAAAAGTTGTAGGCGATTCTCAAGTTACCGTGGCTGTCAAGAAACTAGACCGAGTGGTTCAAGAAGGCGAGAAAGAGTTTAGAAACGAG AGTCGTTTGATCGTCTACGAGTACTTACCGCATGGGACGCTTGCCAGTTTCCTTTTCAAGCGTCCAAGACCTAACTGGAAAGATAGAAGGAGAATCGCTGTGGAGATTtcacgtggaatcttgtatctACATGAAGAATGTTGTGAGCAAATCATACACTGCGACATAAAACCGCAAAACATACTTCTAGATGAGTCTTACAGTCCACGCATCTCGGACTCCGGTCTAGCAAAGCTTCTGAGGATGAACCAAACGAATACTCTCACAAACATCTGTGGAACCATCGCGATGGAGTGGTTCAGGAACAATCCCATTTCATCCAAAGTAGATGTATATTGCTACGGAGTAATGCTTTTAGAAATCGTGTGCTGCAAGAAAGCAGTTGATCTTGAGGATAACGTGATTCTCATCAATTGGGCATATGATTGTTTCCGAAATAGGAGGCTGGGTGATCTTATGGAAGACGACTTAGGTGATGGAGGATATGGAGATGGTAGAGAGATATGCGAAAATAGGGATATGGTGTATACAAGAACCAGGAATGAGACCTAA